GTAGCCAAGCCTGTTTGATGTTGTTGGCAAATACACCGTAGGTGTAAATTAAGGATGCTGGGATAGAAATCATGGCGATCATTTCGATTAAATTAGAGGCGCCATTGGGATTTTCAAAGGGATGGGCAGAATTAACGCCAAAAAAACCGCCGCCGTTCTCGCCTAACATTTTAATTATCTCAAAGGATGCCACTGGTCCTCTGGCAATATACTGTGTTCCGCCTTCTAAGGTTTTCACCACTAGAGTTCCGGCTAAGGTTTGTGGTACACCTAATATTAGTAGAGCGATCGCCCCAATGACGGAAATGGGCAATAATATCCGCGTGATCCCACGGGTGAGATCGACGTAAAAGTTCCCCAGTTGTCGCCCTGTCAACCCGCGAATAAACGCAATTCCTACCGCTAACCCGGTGGCTGCTGAGGTGAACATCAAAAAGCCTAAAGCCGCTACTTGGCTAAAATAACTTAAGGTTGTTTCTCCTGCATAATGTTGTTGGTCGGTATTCGTCACAAATGAAATGACGGTGTGTAGTACAGTATCCCAGGTAGGCGCACCTAAGCCATTGGGATTCCAGGGGAAGAATCTCTGGAACATTATCAGTAAATATACTGTAATGCCCATGAGGAGGTTGCTGTATAGTATTGCCCGTGCATACTGCCAACCTGTCATAGAGTCTTTGCTACGAACACCTGCTAGTACGTAAATACTCCGTTCTATAGGGTTCAGGAGAGTATCAAGCAGTGTTTTTTCTTCCAAGAACACACGGGCTATATATCTTCCTAAAACCGGAGTCATGGCAATAACGATACACAGTGTTAACCCAATTTGTAAAATACCTTGTCCCATCTATTTCGCGCTCAATTAAATTTTAAGTGTTAGATAACCAGTTCTTACAACTAACAGATCAACTACTGGGCAATCTGACTGCAAGGGATTTGGCGATGTTTCATATAACCTCAATTCGTTCATCTAGATTTACTATTATCATTTTTTTGCTATTATCCAGATGTTTTTTGAAGTTTCTGTCAAAAATATTTAATTTTTCCGGTTTTCCATCTATCTCACTTGTTAATATGATTTGTTTATACAATACATACTGAAAGGTTGGTAATTTTGAATATATATCAATAGTTGGATAATTGTCTGACAAAATTTACCAGGTTTCATTTATAGTATAACTTTACACAGTTTAATCTACTCACCTCTAACGATAACTAAACATAGAAAAGAATTATATTGCATATTTAAGATTTTTGGGAAAAATCGTGAAAATCTATTTCTCTAGCCCCCAGTCGATATTTTCAAGCTTCAAACCGGATTGCTATACTCCTGTTGCTGACGAAAATCAATCATAAATATCACATAGATAAGTTGAAAAATCAATGGCATTTTAGATATATTTTATCGGTAAACGATACATACAAAACTTACGATTTTATGCATGACTAAGGTATATACATCAAAATATAGGGCTTATACTTGCAGATATAGATGAGCATATAATTATCAATTCATGATTGAGAATTTATAATTAAACAATGGAAGCAAGCACTAAATTTTTAATTTAGTAGTCCTACATCAGTGCAGAGTTCAAGCTACCACTGAAATGATGGATTCCCTTCGCTTATCTAATTCAAATAATTTAGAAAAATATGAGGATATTAACTGGATTATTGACTATCGAAAATTGTATTTTCAACCCAGATAAACATTGGCGGACCTACTGGCTAATATCTATTGCCTTTGCTGTAGTGATATTGTTGGAATATTTGACACCGCCTCAGTATGTATTTGGCTACCTTTACACCGGGACAATTTTGTTAGCCAGTTACCGATTAAATCGGTCCGCCGTGTTTGGTGTCACCCTAGCATCTGCGGGATTAACGCTATTAAATTTGTTAATTCCACATTTGGAAGTCACTGATCCGCCTACTTTGGCAAATCGATTAATAGCAGTAATAGCATTATTAGTAACAGGGTGGTTAAGCGATCGCAACCGTCGCCATGAAGAGGCGATTGCTTATACGCAATCACAATTGCGCTCCCAAACACAACTGGCTCTGATGCGTGAAGATTTTGTTTCTACTCTGACTCATGACTTAAAAACACCCCTATTAGGCGCAATTGAAACCCTAAAATATTTTCAAAATGGGGAATTTGGCGAAGTCACCCCCATGCAAGAAAAAGTATTACAAACAATGGCTCGCAGTCATCGCAACACACTGCAACTGGTACAAACTCTGTTAGACGTGTACCGCAATGATGCAGAAGGACTGACACTACAGCGATCGCCTGTTAACTTAGTGAGTATAGCAGAAGAAGTAATTGCCACCCTAATTGAACTAGCAAGAACACGTCAAGTATACGTTTCTCTTAACGATAGCCAATCAGATTTTCGGCGGTTTTTTTGGGTAAATGGCGATGCTTTGCAACTTGGGAGAGTTTTCAGCAATCTTTTGATTAATGGTATTAATCATACTCCTCGTGGCGGTAAAGTGGAAGTAGTATTGGAAAGTAATTATGGGGAGCAAATTGTGAAAATACTCGATAGTGGCCCTGGTATTACTCAAGAAGAGCTACCCCACCTATTTGAGCGATTTTATCAAGGCCATAGCGATCGCCACGTTCCTGGCTCTGGATTGGGACTTTACTTAAGTAGGCAAATCATAGAGGCACATGGAGGTACAATTTGGGCAGAGAATCGTTCCCCACGCGGTGCATTATTTGGTTTCAAACTCGCTGCTTCTGTTGTTGTGGGGTGAAAACGGGAGTAACGACAAATGACAACTGACAAATGACAAAACCTGCTACTGCAATCAGAATCTTACTTGTTGAAGATGATGAACTTTTTCGTCTGGGACTGCGGATGCGGTTACAGCAGGAGTCGGGTTTGGAGATTTTAGCAGAGGCCCAGGATGGGGAACAAGCTGTAGAATTAGCAAATCGTTATCCATTGGATTTGGTCTTGCTGGATATCGGTTTACCGGGAATTGGTGGGATAGAAGCTTGTCGCCAAATTAAGCAGCAGCACCCAAGTTTACCAATTTTAGTTTTAACGTCTCGTTCAGAAAAGCCCCTGATTGCACGGTTAATTGCTGTAGGTGTCCAAGGATACTGTCTCAAGGGTATTGCCCCTGAGTCTCTGATATTGGCTTTGCGTTCAGTGGCGACTGGGGCTTCTTGGTGGGATAAAACGGCGACTACAGAAATTAGGGCAGCTTTTGAGGGTAATTCTACAGCAGTGTTGCCCACAAAAACTACTGAAGCCTTAGAAAATCCCTTAACCAAGCGAGAGCAAGAAATTTTGGCGCTGGTAGCAGCTGGCAAAAGCAATCAAGAAATTGCGGAAATTCTCTACATTGCCCCTGGTACCGTGCGGGTTCATGTCCATACCATTTTACAGAAGTTAGAGGTGCGCGATCGCACTCAAGCTGCAGTTTTAGCGATTCAACAAGGATTAGTGGCGTCAGAATTGTTGATTAATTAGATTGACTGCACCTTTAGAAAAGAAGTTCTTAAAAGCTTACCTTAAATTATCAAAAGCAAATTCCGTCTCAATCTTGAGTCATCTCCATATTTTTGCGTGAAACCACGGTATTAATTTCGTGTAACGTAATATATATTACTACTAATTATCCGAGGCGCTGTGAAGAGAATAGTAGATTTGTTCTAGTGCTGCGTCTCATTAATTTTGATGGTTTCGTAGTCAACACTTTAGTGCTTGAAAATCTAGGACTTATGAGTAATCTAGAAACTGATCTAATTCATAGTAATCTGCTAAACAATGATCTAATTATCAACGAATTTTCCCAAGGTAGTACTGGTGCTAAAGAATGGGTTGAAATTCTTGTTGTTACCGATAAACTAAATCTGCAAAATGTCAAATTAATTGATGGTGATAATACTCTGGAGATCATCTTATCTGGTGATGGCTTTAAATCGTTGAAAGCTGGAACTTTAATAGTGCTGTATAACGGCGGTGATCGCGATGGCAAGATTCTTTCCCAAGACTTAAATTACGATCCATTAACTGGAGATTATGTACTACAGATATCATCTCTGAATAATAGTGGTAGATTTGCAGTTACTCGTACAAAAGGCTGGAGTACCACAGCTGCTGCTTTTAACAACAGCCAGGATAAAGATATTCCCGTTTTGCGAAATTCTGGTGATGCTACAATATTTGCTTATCCACGCGCTATGACTCCACGCGCCGGCAGATTTAGTGCTTATACTGGTGACTCAGCAGCGGATGCTAAAAATACTAAAAATCCCGCTTGGTCTGCTGATGCTGCATCTACATTAGCTACTCCAGGCGCAGGTTATCCTGGAAAGAACACAACGTGGATTACAAATTTGCGTAATGTTATTTACACGATTTCTACAGATACTCCAACTATTGATGAAGGTAATAGTGGTAGGCAAACTGTTACTTTTACTGTCTACCGTGGTGGTGATAGTGGTGGTCCTATTGGTAGTAATACTGAGGTAGCGGGTAGTGTTGATTATGCCTTTGGCGGTAGTGCAATTTTGGGCAAGGACTATGATAATATACTAATTAAAACTGAAGAATTTACTACACCAAGTAACGTAGGTCAGTTTATGGATGGTACTTTATCTGGAACTTTAAATTTTCAAACCGGGGAAAGGATAAAGACAATTACAGTGGATATTTTAGGTGACCAAACATTTGAACCTGACAGAAATATTACTGTTACCCTGAGTAATGGCAAAACATCTACTACTAAAACTGCCGCAATCACTACCAGTCAAGCTAATATAGACATTATAAACGATGACAATCTACCCACTATTAGTATTTCAGATGTCTCTGTCAAAGAAGGCAACATAGGCATTATAAATAATAATGCTAACTTTGCAGTCACTCTCTCCAACCCCAGTTATGAGAAGATTATCGTTAATTACAATAGTAGTGATGGCACTGCCAAAACTTCTGATCTGGATTATATTCCTGGATTAGGGACAATAATTTTCAATCCTGGTGAAACCCAGAAAACTATTAGCATTGGCGTTAGAGGCGATAACAAATTTGAAGCGAACGAGACATTTTCGGTCAATCTATTTGGGGCAACAAATGCCACTATAGCTGATGATCGGGGAGTAGGTACTATTCTCAATGACGATAGACAAGCTTTTTCATTTGGATCTTCTATATTCCCAGTAGCACAACCTTTTTTCTGAATCAGACACCTAATTAATTAACAGCAGCAGTGCGATTTTGTCAGGTGCTGAAAATTAAGGCACAAAATCACCTATTTCGGGTTACGAACAAGGCGAAAACAACCAGGGACTTCCCAAAAAATTTCCCATTTTTATTGTGGGGTCAGACTTCCAGTCCATCAATCACC
The Gloeotrichia echinulata CP02 DNA segment above includes these coding regions:
- a CDS encoding Calx-beta domain-containing protein, whose amino-acid sequence is MSNLETDLIHSNLLNNDLIINEFSQGSTGAKEWVEILVVTDKLNLQNVKLIDGDNTLEIILSGDGFKSLKAGTLIVLYNGGDRDGKILSQDLNYDPLTGDYVLQISSLNNSGRFAVTRTKGWSTTAAAFNNSQDKDIPVLRNSGDATIFAYPRAMTPRAGRFSAYTGDSAADAKNTKNPAWSADAASTLATPGAGYPGKNTTWITNLRNVIYTISTDTPTIDEGNSGRQTVTFTVYRGGDSGGPIGSNTEVAGSVDYAFGGSAILGKDYDNILIKTEEFTTPSNVGQFMDGTLSGTLNFQTGERIKTITVDILGDQTFEPDRNITVTLSNGKTSTTKTAAITTSQANIDIINDDNLPTISISDVSVKEGNIGIINNNANFAVTLSNPSYEKIIVNYNSSDGTAKTSDLDYIPGLGTIIFNPGETQKTISIGVRGDNKFEANETFSVNLFGATNATIADDRGVGTILNDDRQAFSFGSSIFPVAQPFF
- a CDS encoding HAMP domain-containing sensor histidine kinase: MRILTGLLTIENCIFNPDKHWRTYWLISIAFAVVILLEYLTPPQYVFGYLYTGTILLASYRLNRSAVFGVTLASAGLTLLNLLIPHLEVTDPPTLANRLIAVIALLVTGWLSDRNRRHEEAIAYTQSQLRSQTQLALMREDFVSTLTHDLKTPLLGAIETLKYFQNGEFGEVTPMQEKVLQTMARSHRNTLQLVQTLLDVYRNDAEGLTLQRSPVNLVSIAEEVIATLIELARTRQVYVSLNDSQSDFRRFFWVNGDALQLGRVFSNLLINGINHTPRGGKVEVVLESNYGEQIVKILDSGPGITQEELPHLFERFYQGHSDRHVPGSGLGLYLSRQIIEAHGGTIWAENRSPRGALFGFKLAASVVVG
- a CDS encoding response regulator transcription factor, with protein sequence MTKPATAIRILLVEDDELFRLGLRMRLQQESGLEILAEAQDGEQAVELANRYPLDLVLLDIGLPGIGGIEACRQIKQQHPSLPILVLTSRSEKPLIARLIAVGVQGYCLKGIAPESLILALRSVATGASWWDKTATTEIRAAFEGNSTAVLPTKTTEALENPLTKREQEILALVAAGKSNQEIAEILYIAPGTVRVHVHTILQKLEVRDRTQAAVLAIQQGLVASELLIN